DNA from Onychomys torridus chromosome 1, mOncTor1.1, whole genome shotgun sequence:
CCTCATAAGCACCCCAACTGCATTCCCTGACCCATGATGGAATGCTGAAGACCCAGTTTTGTGTAGGtctatgtccagaagacagcatttcagagCACTCTTCCCCATTCTCTGGAGCTTTACATTTTCTTGCCACTCCACTCTTCCCCCAAAGTTCCATGGGCCTTGATGGGGGTTGGACctagatgtcctgtttagggctaAGCACTcgacagtcacttattctctgtactttgtcccattgtgagtctctgcattaataACTGCCTTCTTCACCATTTTTGATGAGATTTTATTACATGGAAGTAATTTCATCAACTTCAGAGTGCCAGCCACAGAGAGGCATGTAAGTAATGTTCCCAGCACTTCCACTtaccattcctttcttttttctgtcttctgagtctgtcttgtctttattttatgttccCCTAGTTTTGTCCTGAGTTCTAGTGGCACCCATGAATACTGTTAAATCAACTGTCAGCTGGAGCTTTTTAAAGATGGCATGATACAGATTAGAACAATCTCATCCTTTTCCTTGAGAAACAACCAATATCCAAACTATACTGGGCCGTATGTTCTAGTCAGAACGGTTTTTTAAGGGAAATGCTGTAAGAGAAGAACTATCCATCATATATAGATGGAGGCTTAAAGGCTCAAATTATATGTGCCAGACAATCTAATGTACATGATACTCTGTGCTTTCTATAACAGTTcttgctagttttatgtcaacatgacacaagctggagtcattggagaggaggaatcctcaattgaggaaatgcctccatacaACTGGGCTGTGGACAAGCcttttgggcattttcttaattagtgattgatgggggagagcccagcccactgtggggggTGCCACCTCTGAGCCAGTGGTCATGGGTTCTAAGAAAGCACATGGCTCAAGCCAcaagaagcaagtcagtaagcagcactccttcatggcctctgtatcagctcttgcctccaggttcctgccctgtttgagtttggTGCTGAGTTCTTCAGTGacgaacagtgatgtggaaacatAAGCAAATAAACCCtattctccccaagttgctttggtcatggtgtttcatcatagcagtagCAACCCTAATAATATCTTGCTTTGTATTTTCTCATGCCACCCATTACAAACTGACGTGTGGTAGATTTACCTCCTTTGTTTACTCCCTTCCTACCAGAATGTGTTCTTCAAGCAGGTAAGAATCTTCATCTGATTTGTTTCCTGTGATATTTTCCTTGCCTTGAACAGTGCTGGAATACAATAGTTTCTTAACAATGCTTTAGTATAATAGATACAATTAATAATTTTATCAACAAATAATTAAGTGCTAGTAAGTTTGTAGTATTTGGTAAATGAGTGAATAAGCGAATAAATGAGAATTTATGAGTTCTTTTGTACTGGTTCCCTACTTCTGtcatcattttaatttattattacacTGTTTAGTGTTTAAAATCCTTTTGAAAAAGCTTATTAGTGAATGGATTCAtcttttgttcatatttattatctaGTACCTATTAAATTGGACATGATGAGTATCTGTTGTGTGAAAAACACATTTAACTACTATTTATCATTAGCACAGTTGAATGGATCTATTAAATTgtgttaaatacatatttaaatttattttattttattaacttaaaattttatgtgtttggctgttctgtgcaccatatgcatgtgtggggcctgcagaggccagaagagggcgtagcATTCCCTATGTAGGCATCCCATTGAGGTGAGCTATCATGCATGGTTAAGTGGTAAGATTTTATAGCCATTTTGAAGGAATACTACTCAAAAGCAATAAGACTGTTAAAAAAGGCAAAATGAGTTTTGCATAAAAGTTTTATTAACAGAACTACAATAATGCAAAGAACATTTCTTTCACATCAAACAACAAGTCCAAATGTAAATAACGATTTCACAGATTCTTATAAATAATCAAGGGGACAGAAAGAGGCATGGAGCAGGTAGCAAGAATGCACTCGAACACTGGATGAGTTGTGCACAATTAGCTCCATATCAGCAGAGCTGGGCAATAGATCTTCTGGGACAACCAATATGGCAGCATCGCTCACTCAGCCATAAACCGGACTGTCTCTTTTTCCGTGAAGGAGTATCCAAGCGTAAGTACTTAAGTTCTGGAGGACTGCTGTCTTCTGTTTCACCTTGTGGATTATGGAAACTTTTCTTAAAGCCTTCCAAGCTACCAACTGAATCGCTCAAGGCAGATGCATATTGTTGTGGCTCTTGTAATGATGAATCCCCCTCAGACAGTGCTGCCTTGGGCTCCTGTGACAAATTTGGAAGGCACTTAAACGTATCTAGAGGCTCTGCATCTTTGTTGATGAAGGATGGCACAGTTTctgttaagtttaaaaaaaaaagtaggtgagGGAGAAAATATTCATGTCAAGGAGCATTCGGGAACTATAGACAtttgaataggaaaaaaaaaaaaaacgcctaTTTTGCCTGGATAAAATTAAACACTGAAACAGAATCAGCAAGTACTGAATATCTAAATGGTTTTGCTTGCTGGAAGGTTCAGAGTGCCACGATCTTACCAAGGTTCTGGTTTTCCACATGGCCTTCTGGTGTCTTTCTTCATCATTCCGTTCTTGCTTTTACTCACAGGAATTTTCACCCTTTGACATTGAACTCTTATTTTTCTGAAATCATGTTGGCTAATGAAAACACTAGTTTTCAAGTCAGGTGTGGtgccacacacttttaatcccagcacttgggggacagaggcagatggatctccatgagttcaaggctagccagtctacagcatgagtttcagaacagccaggactgtgtagagagactctgtctcaaaaaacaaacaaacaaaaccaaaccaaaaacaacccctCACTCATTTGCATGTTTTCTAGACTAcataattttcttcattgtttctgagCCATGAAAGTAATCTTTGAAAAATATGTTCACAATTTTAAGATCTTTAGTGTCCCAGAGTGTCAAGTTACTGCTTCAGGATAAAGTTGAAAAGACAGGATTTCCAACAGTTCAGCTCTGACTAGAGGAGCTTGAGTGTCTCGAAACACTTATGTGGCCATCTCTCTTCCCCAGAGTGTTTGCTCCAAGTCGATGGTACTGTATATTCAGGAGAGAAACAGCTTAAACCTTCATAATGCTTTGAtccaattcctcatgttgtactgatcccaaccataaaattattttcattgctacttcatagctatggttttgctactgttgtgaatcataatgtaaatatatgatatgtgcCCCCCTTCCAAAGAGGTCttgacccaaaggttgagaactgctggcttAAAAGCATACTAATCTCAAACCAAGTGCTTCCCAAAGAGATTGGTGTCTCCCAGGGTACATGTGCCAAAGTGTTAAGTGTGGTGTTTGCCCAGTGTTGGGGAAAGCCTGCTAGaaccacctgcccctgccttcttaCCACATATCTATAGTTCAGCATTTACTGACTGTTTCTTTGTGACAATGCCAGTTaggaacttaaaaagaaaataaataatattttctcgaaaaagaaatccaaaacaaacaaacaaacaaacaaacaaaaaccccttacAGTAGCACAAACCTGCCCCTGGCCTTATCTATTCCAAATGCACAAATTAATAGTTTTAGCAAACAAAGAAACTGGAAATGTTGGTTAAGTTTAAATTATAGCACAATGGCTCAGTTCTTGCTGCTGACTTCAGCTTGCCAATAAATCATTCCTCTTGAcagaataaaaccaaagaatcCAAAAAATACAACAATGTGGAAGGGAGATGCCTAGTTAGCCAGAGAGACTTACCCTTTAGAGAAAGCCAAACCCTTCACCTTCTCAGGGATGCCCTGGGACAAAGCTCCTTCCTGAGAATTCTGGTGTTCTTTGAGCCAATGATATACTTCAGCAGTTGGGATTTGGCAGGTACAGCAATGGTACTGTCCCCACTTCATCTCTCACTATCCCCACTCCTCCATTCACTGTCTAAACCAGCCATGGCAGGTGACATTCTGTACCATTTCATGTATATCAGAAGTTTTAGCTCTTTTCCCCTAAGACTCTCTAGCTTTAACTCACCTTATTGGTCCCTCATTGCTCTAAAACTTTGTCCAGACAGGGCTTTCTTGGCGGCCAAGCAAAGCTTATGATAACTTTCTATGCATTTAGAGTCAGTAAGTAAAGGCCAGTTATAGTTTGGGTCTGCGTTAACTTACAGGCTTTTGTGCCTTGAAATTCTTTATTTAGAATTActttttaacttattttgaaGTCCATGTTTTTAGTTTGTAGATACTAGACTCAAATATTAAACTTTAATCTAACTGAATTCATACAGTTACCCACTTTTTAATCACTGGATTTTTATATCGAACCAATGAGTTTTCGGCCAGGATAGACTGAAGGCTAGCCTCGGTTCTTGCTGCTCCCCTGCTCCACTTTTCTCTATGGTCCTCTAGTCACTGTTTTTTCTCTTGCACTTCCCTACCCTCTCGATTGAACTGTAAGACCCAATTCAAAAAGATGCAAGACAAGGCTGGCTCGGTGACTTGCCTTAAACACGCGGAGCAGGAGTTCTCCTAGCCACACTCCACAGGACAGATTTGGGCTCCCGCTGGGATGGAACTCCACCCGAGCATGAAGCTGCCCGCCCACTTCCCTCCGATGGGTTCTCATTGAAATTCTTTCACCTAGGCAGGTTACAAAGGCCAAACCTGAGACTGGGGATCCCAAACCGTGGAGGAAGCGGGAGCTCCGATTGGTGGGCAGCCGGTGGAAAGCACGGGAAGGCAGGGAAAGATCCCGGGGCGCTCACCTGTCGTTGGCCGGTGTTGCAGAGCTGACTCCCCCGGGCTCAAAGCCAGTCTTCCCATGGAGGTCCCACAGATTTCGAACACCGCACGGGCATATCTGCGGCCGCACACATGAATGACCTGGTCCATCCACTCCTCCGAGACGCGCGCCCCGCAAGGCTGGCTCAGCAGCAGCCAGAACCCCAGGAGATGGAGCAAGAATCCGCTGGACATCCCGGTCTGCGCAGCTTCTGGGAGGCTCAGCCTTGACAGGACTGGGCTCTGCGGCTTTCCCGGAGCTCAACCAGGCTTTTATACCCCTTGGGCACTCTCACCCCCACGGTGAGATGGTTCCAGCTCCACCCCCTTTCCCCCCACCCACGGTGTCGCCTTCTTGGGTCTTGATCACCTTACCCACTTTTTCTTCATCGGGTCACCCTTCTGTCCTTGTCCCTCCCACAGAACTTTTCCTCTTTGCTCTTGCCCTCAAACCATTTCGTATGCCACAGTTACTCTGGATTTGAGGCTTTTCCTTAATTACAGAATAAGGCGCTGCCACTGCACCAAGTCACATCAGTAGTAAAGTCGAGACCACCTCTTCACAAACAAAGGTTTGCCAGCGCGAACATGTGCCAATTCCAGTAATAGTTGGAGTGTGTGGTACGTCAGTCCACAGAAAATATAACAGGAGTGGGGTGAACTATTGGCAAGAGAGGGAAACTGACGATTTTTCACCAGAATCCTGATAGAAAACATTGAAAcctgttttttgtgttgttttgctgATGTGAACAGGGATGCTTTGTGATCTCTTTTCAGCAAATTCCTTCTTGCTGTTTTAAAATGCTGTTGAGTTAGTTTTCTATGTTGGTTTTAGATCCTAGAGTGGAGATTCTGCTAGTCATAATGGAGTATGTTTTTTTCCTTATATATAGAATCATATAATCTGCACTTCCTCCCGGCCTAATTGTTTCCTCTGtactttgttgtcttattgctcatCCTAAACTCTTTAGGAATATATCGAACGAGAACAGTGAAGTCAATTTCCTTGTCTTGTTTTAAATATCAGAGGAAATGCTTTCAGCTTCCCTGCATCCAATATGATGGAGGCTGTGGCTTGTCATATACTCTTGATTATGTTACGTATGAACTttctataatttgttttaaatcatAAAGAATTTTATCTAATGTTTATCCTACTTCTATTGggatatttttgtgatttttgtaaTTCATTCTGATTacatattacatttattgatttgcaaATGGTAAACCATCCTTACATCTAACTCTAGGATGCATCCACCTTGGTCACCATGAATGATCTCTTtgatgttttaatattttgttgagtGTTTTTGTGTCTATGTTTATCAGTGACATTGGTCTCtagttttctttgctgtgtctTTTGGTATGGGGCGATGCTGACCAGGTAGAATGAATTTTGATCTTTAGAATAGTTTGGGAATGGGTGATGCTTGAGAATTTGGTACGATTCAGCTGCAAAACCATCTGGGACCAGGCTTTTCTTTGTCTGGAGACTTCTTAGTTACTCAGTCTCATATTCTGTTCCGGTTTCTATATCCCCAAGGTTAAATTTTGATAAGTTATCTATATCCAGAAATGTatccatctttttctttcctttccaaatttTTTGAAATGAAATTGAATTATTAGATACTGTACATAGCATATAAGGCCTTTTCAGATTTTCTACACTATCCTCAGTGACAAAACTGTAATATTTTGTAGCAAACATATAattaacaagacaaaacaaccTGAGTTTGTGGTGCCTCAGTCTGGAAGTCTGACATGACTAAAGACCCAAAAACCTgtgacatgtttttaaaaaacaaggctggaaattaaacaaacattcttAACTCCAACTAGAAGATATCTTAGTTAAAAACCTCcaaaatgcaaaaaaagaaaagaaaataagaaaaagaaagaaaagaaggaaggaaggaagggagaaagaaaggaaggaaggaaggaaggaaggaaggaaggaaggaaggaaggaaggaagaaactgtcATGCTTTCTTTACATAGAATTCTTTTGTTACAAAAGGAACTTGGGGCGGGCAGCCAGACTACTAATGCCTTCCAAAGCCATTAGTGTGCTTtggttttctcagaaaattcaaaatatcttTTTCATTAAACATATATAAGGAATGTTTAGCATATGAAAATACTGGTACCAGAAAACTACGCAGTC
Protein-coding regions in this window:
- the LOC118581556 gene encoding prorelaxin 1-like; protein product: MSSGFLLHLLGFWLLLSQPCGARVSEEWMDQVIHVCGRRYARAVFEICGTSMGRLALSPGESALQHRPTTETVPSFINKDAEPLDTFKCLPNLSQEPKAALSEGDSSLQEPQQYASALSDSVGSLEGFKKSFHNPQGETEDSSPPELKYLRLDTPSRKKRQSGLWLSERCCHIGCPRRSIAQLC